The following coding sequences are from one Gemmatimonadales bacterium window:
- a CDS encoding DUF6496 domain-containing protein produces the protein MPAKGSHHTGGSRRYGKAASKSVERAMHKEKRGTLKSGPGGHGGKVTSRKQAIAIGLSEARKKGAKVPPQSH, from the coding sequence ATGCCAGCGAAAGGTAGCCACCATACGGGTGGAAGCCGCCGATACGGGAAGGCGGCCTCGAAGAGTGTGGAGCGGGCCATGCACAAGGAGAAGCGCGGGACGCTGAAGAGCGGCCCCGGCGGTCACGGCGGAAAGGTCACCAGCCGGAAGCAGGCGATTGCGATCGGGTTGTCGGAAGCCCGCAAGAAAGGGGCGAAGGTCCCGCCGCAATCGCACTGA
- a CDS encoding LytR C-terminal domain-containing protein, producing MTRRVLIVGAVFACVVVTAGWITGRRHPGVAAPQTDAAIPGAFPRVTVEVLNGTRTAGLALAATLRLRHERLDVVYFGNADTGRGNHLHNTIFIRRGDTAGVGRALVALGSADVVSAPDTTRMVDLSVLLGAAFATAAVSHH from the coding sequence ATGACGCGCCGGGTGCTGATCGTGGGCGCGGTCTTCGCCTGCGTGGTGGTAACCGCGGGGTGGATCACCGGGCGCAGGCATCCCGGGGTGGCGGCCCCGCAGACCGACGCCGCGATTCCCGGTGCTTTCCCGCGAGTCACGGTCGAGGTGCTCAACGGGACCAGGACGGCGGGTCTCGCGCTGGCGGCGACGCTCCGGCTACGCCACGAACGACTCGACGTGGTCTACTTCGGCAACGCCGATACCGGGCGCGGCAACCACCTCCACAACACCATCTTCATTCGCCGGGGCGACACCGCCGGCGTGGGCCGGGCGCTCGTCGCACTGGGATCCGCCGACGTGGTATCCGCGCCGGATACCACGCGCATGGTCGACCTGAGTGTGTTGCTCGGTGCCGCCTTCGCGACCGCGGCGGTTTCGCACCATTGA
- the panD gene encoding aspartate 1-decarboxylase, whose protein sequence is MRRRLLKSKIHRATITSTDLSYEGSLTVDTDLMAAANLAEYEEVQVVNVNNGARFSTYVIRGRPGTGMVQLNGAAARLGMPGDLVIVMAFADVDESDVSGFRPAIAFVDSANRLDRSGTTDV, encoded by the coding sequence ATGCGCCGGCGTCTCCTGAAATCGAAGATCCATCGTGCCACCATCACGTCGACCGATCTCTCGTACGAGGGTTCGCTGACGGTCGACACCGACCTGATGGCGGCTGCGAACCTCGCCGAATACGAAGAGGTGCAAGTCGTCAATGTGAACAACGGCGCGCGATTCTCCACCTACGTGATTCGCGGGCGTCCAGGAACCGGGATGGTGCAGCTGAATGGTGCCGCCGCGCGCCTGGGCATGCCGGGGGATCTCGTCATCGTGATGGCATTCGCCGACGTGGACGAATCGGATGTCTCCGGATTTCGTCCCGCGATCGCGTTCGTTGATTCGGCGAACCGGCTGGATCGCTCAGGAACGACCGACGTGTGA
- the panC gene encoding pantoate--beta-alanine ligase, with product MLRSIAQIRQRLERERRHNARIALVPTMGALHEGHLALVDAARRRADVVVMSVFVNPLQFGPNEDLARYPRDLPRDQALAEGRGVDLLFAPEAGEMYRGDGGTRVIAGDAATRWEGAIRPGHFDGVLTVVAKLFHIIEPDVAIFGQKDIQQVTLIRSMVRDLDCPVELEIVATVREPDGLAMSSRNVYLSATERGDALVLSRALDAAQAATRRGETGAERIRGIIEAAFAAVPAVRPDYIAIVDPDRLAPVDTVRPGTIVAVAARVGATRLIDNAIL from the coding sequence GTGCTGCGCTCGATCGCGCAGATCCGCCAGCGGCTCGAGCGCGAACGGCGGCACAACGCCCGTATCGCACTGGTCCCGACGATGGGCGCGCTGCACGAGGGGCATCTTGCCCTGGTCGATGCGGCGCGCCGTCGGGCGGATGTCGTGGTGATGAGCGTCTTCGTCAATCCACTGCAGTTCGGTCCGAACGAAGATCTCGCGCGCTATCCGCGCGATCTTCCGCGCGACCAGGCGCTCGCGGAGGGGCGTGGCGTCGATCTGCTCTTTGCGCCCGAGGCCGGTGAGATGTATCGCGGCGACGGAGGGACGCGCGTCATCGCGGGCGACGCGGCGACCCGATGGGAAGGGGCGATCCGCCCGGGACACTTCGACGGCGTGTTGACCGTGGTCGCCAAGCTCTTCCACATCATCGAGCCCGACGTCGCGATCTTTGGCCAGAAGGACATTCAGCAGGTGACGCTGATCCGGTCGATGGTTCGCGACCTCGATTGTCCGGTCGAGCTCGAGATCGTGGCCACGGTCCGCGAACCTGATGGTCTGGCGATGAGCTCGCGCAACGTCTACCTCTCGGCGACTGAACGCGGCGATGCCCTGGTCCTCTCTCGCGCGCTCGATGCCGCGCAGGCGGCGACCCGGCGCGGCGAGACCGGCGCCGAGCGAATTCGCGGGATCATCGAGGCGGCATTTGCCGCGGTTCCCGCGGTTCGTCCGGACTATATTGCGATCGTCGATCCCGACCGGCTCGCGCCCGTCGATACTGTCCGACCCGGGACGATCGTCGCGGTCGCTGCTCGCGTCGGCGCCACGCGCCTGATCGACAACGCGATCCTCTGA
- the panB gene encoding 3-methyl-2-oxobutanoate hydroxymethyltransferase, with protein sequence MPERRLTLPDLPARKKSGEKLVVLTCYDALFARLLEAAGIDLLLVGDSLNQVLTGRASTLSATLDQMIYHAASVRRGALHTPIIVDLPFLSYQVSIEEAVRNSGRVLAETDCHAVKLEGGEAMAPTVRALVDRGIPVVGHLGFTPQSVNLLGTKVQGRDEAVAARLRSDARALEDAGATAIVLELVPRGLAAEITASVAIPTIGIGAGPGCDGQVLVLHDMLGLNEEFAPRFLKRYATLGATVRNAVAAFGAEVRNGTYPDDSHSFD encoded by the coding sequence ATGCCTGAGCGTCGTCTGACACTCCCCGATCTCCCCGCCCGCAAGAAGAGCGGCGAGAAGCTCGTCGTGCTGACGTGCTATGACGCGCTGTTCGCGCGCCTGCTCGAAGCGGCCGGCATCGACCTGCTGCTGGTGGGTGACTCGCTCAACCAGGTGCTCACCGGGCGCGCCTCGACGCTCAGCGCCACCCTCGATCAGATGATCTATCACGCGGCGAGTGTCCGGCGCGGTGCGTTGCACACGCCGATCATCGTCGATCTGCCGTTTCTCTCGTATCAGGTCAGCATCGAGGAAGCGGTCCGCAACAGCGGCCGCGTTCTCGCCGAAACCGATTGCCATGCGGTCAAGCTCGAGGGAGGCGAAGCGATGGCGCCCACCGTCCGCGCGCTGGTTGATCGCGGGATCCCGGTCGTCGGGCACCTGGGGTTCACGCCGCAATCAGTGAACCTGCTCGGGACGAAAGTGCAGGGCCGCGACGAGGCGGTCGCCGCGCGCCTCAGGAGCGACGCACGAGCACTGGAAGACGCCGGTGCCACCGCGATCGTTCTCGAACTGGTCCCCCGGGGACTCGCCGCCGAGATCACGGCATCGGTGGCGATCCCGACAATCGGGATCGGTGCGGGACCCGGCTGCGATGGACAGGTGCTGGTGCTGCACGACATGCTCGGCCTGAATGAGGAATTCGCGCCACGATTCCTCAAGCGCTACGCGACCCTCGGTGCGACGGTGCGCAACGCCGTCGCCGCCTTCGGTGCCGAAGTCCGCAACGGCACCTACCCGGACGACTCGCACTCGTTCGATTGA
- the folK gene encoding 2-amino-4-hydroxy-6-hydroxymethyldihydropteridine diphosphokinase, with product MLPEVAVTAFVALGSNLGDRAARLAMAREALGALPGARILAASGVEETAPLGGRDQPAYLNQMIALATAQSPDALLAACHQIERQAGRERGERWTSRTLDLDLVRYGGLLCDLPALTLPHPGLRDREFWAREIAELEAHA from the coding sequence ATGCTGCCTGAGGTGGCCGTCACGGCGTTCGTGGCGCTCGGCAGCAACCTGGGCGACCGGGCGGCGCGTCTCGCGATGGCGCGCGAAGCACTTGGGGCCCTTCCGGGCGCCCGGATCCTCGCGGCGAGCGGCGTCGAAGAAACCGCACCGCTCGGCGGGCGCGACCAGCCGGCCTATCTCAACCAGATGATCGCCTTGGCGACCGCACAATCGCCCGATGCGTTGCTCGCGGCGTGCCACCAGATCGAACGGCAGGCGGGACGGGAGCGTGGCGAGCGATGGACGTCGCGTACCCTGGACCTTGACCTGGTGCGATACGGCGGGCTCCTTTGCGACCTTCCTGCACTGACTTTGCCGCATCCCGGCCTGCGGGATCGTGAATTCTGGGCGCGCGAGATCGCCGAACTGGAGGCGCATGCCTGA
- the trpA gene encoding tryptophan synthase subunit alpha — protein MATTSSDSRIGATWRDLRAARRTALIPYLTAGFPTIAASRDALRAIDGASDIIEVGVPFSDPLADGPTIQASTFRALANGMSLPGTLDLIAEAQVAAPVVLFTYLNPVLQYGVERLLRDAATIGIAGLLLTDLPAGADAAVERAVQQSELDLIRLVAPTSTPERIAAAMNGAQGFVYLIARLGVTGASTSLAADLAGSVARVRAATTLPVAVGFGVSTAAQATSVASLADGVVIGSALVDTLGRNGVAAAADFMATMRTAVDAA, from the coding sequence TTGGCGACTACTTCATCTGATTCACGCATCGGTGCCACATGGCGCGACCTGCGCGCCGCACGGCGGACCGCGCTCATCCCGTATCTTACCGCGGGGTTCCCCACGATCGCCGCGTCACGCGACGCCTTGCGCGCGATCGACGGGGCATCCGACATCATCGAGGTCGGCGTCCCGTTCAGTGACCCGCTGGCCGACGGGCCGACGATCCAGGCCTCGACCTTTCGCGCGCTCGCGAACGGAATGTCGTTGCCGGGAACGCTCGACCTGATCGCCGAGGCACAGGTTGCCGCTCCGGTGGTCCTCTTCACCTACCTGAACCCGGTGCTCCAGTACGGCGTCGAACGACTCCTTCGCGATGCGGCGACCATCGGCATCGCGGGGTTGCTGCTTACCGATCTTCCGGCCGGGGCGGATGCCGCAGTCGAACGCGCGGTGCAGCAGTCGGAGCTCGACCTGATCCGCCTGGTCGCGCCGACCAGTACGCCGGAGCGGATTGCGGCGGCGATGAACGGCGCCCAGGGATTTGTCTACCTGATCGCGCGACTTGGCGTGACAGGAGCGTCGACGTCGCTCGCGGCGGATCTCGCCGGATCGGTGGCGCGGGTGCGCGCCGCGACGACGCTTCCGGTCGCCGTGGGATTCGGCGTATCGACGGCTGCCCAGGCGACCAGTGTTGCATCGCTGGCGGATGGCGTGGTGATCGGCAGCGCGCTCGTCGATACGCTGGGGCGCAATGGCGTAGCTGCCGCAGCCGATTTCATGGCCACGATGCGCACGGCGGTGGATGCTGCCTGA
- a CDS encoding HD domain-containing phosphohydrolase → MTESTVRDDGMLRQSGRALLISIHGAQRALKLYPVENAAVQRALDDLVGTAVSLCRLEGVIEIRLSGDFIFINQTRLRLGLDNFAAFSGFVSMMKACGMGLLRIEDGVTRREFQAFLAMTGAVAAEAEPDERLDALRQRMQQAEIVRISVGSAGDITGDAAADADEGLERAKRTYAHGVAVARDVVQGVRMGAMPSTRRLKRAIQVIVDQVMENELSITGLTTLRDYDEYTFTHSVNVCIFAVALGKRLGFDRLQLYDLGLAALLHDIGKARLEQSLLNKSSSLDEAEWRAMQSHPWRGTLTLFKMREGEELPYRTILAAHEHHMKVDLSGYPRPIRPRQLGLFTRLISVADGYDAATTRRVYQNVPFEPDAVLREMWFNPGRGYDPTLVKALINLLGIYPVGTCVILDTFEVAIVAGASPDPEQLHRPVVRLVVDASGGRVAPPGELVDLSIPAANGSYPRVIVKVTSPDRYGIVVGDYFI, encoded by the coding sequence GTGACCGAAAGCACGGTCCGCGATGACGGCATGCTGCGCCAATCGGGGCGCGCACTGCTGATCTCGATCCACGGGGCCCAGCGCGCGCTCAAGCTGTACCCGGTGGAGAACGCGGCGGTGCAGCGGGCGCTCGATGATCTGGTCGGAACGGCGGTGTCGCTCTGCCGGCTCGAAGGGGTGATCGAGATCCGTCTCTCCGGCGATTTCATCTTCATCAACCAGACGCGTCTTCGCCTCGGCCTCGACAACTTCGCGGCGTTCAGCGGCTTCGTCTCGATGATGAAGGCGTGCGGCATGGGGCTCCTCCGGATCGAAGACGGCGTGACGCGGCGCGAGTTCCAGGCGTTCCTGGCGATGACCGGCGCGGTCGCGGCCGAGGCGGAGCCGGACGAGCGGCTCGATGCACTGCGGCAGCGGATGCAGCAGGCGGAAATCGTGCGCATCAGCGTGGGATCGGCGGGCGATATCACCGGCGACGCTGCCGCCGACGCCGACGAGGGGCTCGAGCGCGCCAAGCGGACCTATGCGCACGGCGTGGCGGTGGCGCGCGACGTGGTGCAGGGCGTGCGAATGGGCGCGATGCCGAGCACGCGGCGGCTGAAGCGGGCGATCCAGGTGATCGTCGATCAGGTGATGGAGAACGAGCTGTCGATCACCGGCCTCACGACGCTGCGCGATTACGACGAATACACCTTCACCCATTCGGTCAATGTCTGCATCTTCGCCGTCGCCCTCGGCAAGCGCCTCGGGTTCGACCGACTGCAGTTGTACGATCTCGGCCTGGCCGCACTGCTGCACGACATCGGGAAGGCGCGGCTCGAGCAGTCGCTGCTCAACAAGAGCTCGTCGCTGGACGAGGCGGAATGGCGGGCGATGCAGTCGCATCCGTGGCGCGGGACGCTCACGCTGTTCAAGATGCGCGAAGGGGAAGAGCTGCCGTACCGCACCATTCTCGCGGCGCACGAGCACCACATGAAGGTCGACCTGAGCGGGTATCCGCGACCGATCCGGCCGCGGCAACTCGGCCTCTTCACGCGGCTCATCTCCGTGGCGGATGGCTACGACGCGGCGACCACACGCCGCGTCTACCAGAATGTGCCGTTCGAGCCGGATGCGGTGCTTCGCGAGATGTGGTTCAATCCGGGTCGCGGCTACGACCCCACGCTGGTCAAGGCACTGATCAACCTGCTCGGGATCTATCCGGTCGGCACCTGCGTCATTCTCGACACGTTCGAGGTGGCGATCGTGGCCGGTGCATCGCCCGACCCGGAGCAATTGCACCGGCCTGTGGTGCGGCTCGTCGTCGACGCGAGCGGCGGACGAGTGGCTCCCCCCGGCGAACTGGTCGATCTTTCCATTCCGGCGGCGAACGGCAGTTATCCGCGCGTCATCGTCAAGGTCACTTCACCTGATCGGTACGGCATCGTCGTTGGCGACTACTTCATCTGA
- a CDS encoding HEAT repeat domain-containing protein — protein sequence MTAGPAVTSNEADVRVIEELLRVLSKGQRALQMYLPNNPVYQRAMQQVADAFGPVWGITGRLVLGIEEDQITWDEVPVYRQQPKSEGLAWQLYKDGLRRLTLLPGVESEEILRFLQVANSARMLPVDASDDLLTLLWEQEFVLISYVFIEVLGDGMEFLQDSDSRDEPLPPDAAKEEVAAAEEAPPGSDDARGGNLGVVDLTDFDATPYFLHEAEIRLVQTELEEEYRRDIRQAAIDALLDILEGQRDSAVRKEAIALLDDILPVQLSTGGFRAVARIIRELRVISARAHGLDQELHGAVLSFEERLSTPEILDQLFRVLGDMASRPAEEDVGEVLRELKPSALPAVLTQLGRITEASVRRVLEGSVESIARAQPHALAALLDNGPTDALVPAISLASRLGLSNLVPVIIARLKDGDEPIRMVAVRVLGEFGTPSAVAAMELALADPDRGVRQMALTALVDRGGSGGMVAQLERLLFTDTDIDWERSERRAMYEAYGRLAGDGAITRLRGLLEPRGLLRRREPAEIRACALFALGKVRTIDARMLVDRFTSDRDAVVRSAANAVLREWVP from the coding sequence GTGACAGCGGGACCGGCGGTCACGTCGAATGAAGCGGATGTCAGGGTCATCGAGGAATTGCTGCGCGTGTTGTCGAAGGGCCAGCGCGCGCTGCAGATGTATCTCCCCAACAATCCGGTCTATCAGCGCGCGATGCAGCAGGTCGCGGACGCGTTCGGGCCGGTGTGGGGGATCACCGGTCGCCTGGTGCTCGGGATCGAAGAGGATCAGATCACCTGGGACGAAGTGCCGGTATATCGCCAGCAGCCGAAGTCGGAAGGGCTGGCGTGGCAACTCTACAAGGACGGCCTGCGGCGCCTGACACTCCTTCCCGGCGTCGAGTCGGAAGAGATCCTTCGCTTCCTGCAGGTTGCCAATTCCGCGCGGATGCTGCCGGTCGACGCGAGCGACGATCTCCTGACGCTGCTGTGGGAGCAGGAGTTCGTGCTGATCTCGTACGTCTTCATCGAAGTGCTCGGCGACGGGATGGAGTTCCTGCAGGACAGCGATTCACGCGACGAGCCGTTGCCGCCGGACGCCGCGAAGGAAGAGGTCGCTGCCGCCGAGGAAGCGCCGCCCGGATCGGATGATGCCCGCGGCGGCAATCTCGGAGTCGTCGATCTCACCGATTTCGATGCCACGCCGTACTTCCTGCACGAGGCCGAGATTCGCCTGGTGCAGACCGAACTCGAGGAGGAGTACCGGCGCGACATCCGCCAGGCGGCGATCGATGCGCTGCTCGACATCCTCGAGGGACAGCGCGACTCGGCGGTCCGCAAGGAAGCGATCGCGCTGCTCGACGACATCCTCCCGGTGCAGCTCTCGACCGGCGGCTTCCGCGCGGTGGCACGGATCATCCGCGAACTGCGCGTCATCTCGGCGCGTGCGCACGGACTCGACCAGGAGCTGCACGGCGCGGTGCTTTCGTTCGAGGAGCGCCTGTCGACGCCGGAGATTCTCGACCAGCTCTTTCGGGTGCTCGGCGACATGGCATCGCGTCCCGCCGAAGAAGACGTCGGAGAAGTGCTCCGCGAGCTCAAGCCGTCAGCGCTCCCGGCGGTACTCACGCAACTCGGGCGCATCACCGAGGCGAGTGTCCGCCGGGTGCTCGAAGGGAGCGTCGAGTCGATCGCGCGCGCCCAACCGCACGCGCTTGCGGCGCTGCTGGACAACGGGCCGACCGACGCGCTGGTGCCGGCGATCTCGCTTGCCTCGCGTCTGGGACTCTCGAACCTGGTGCCGGTGATCATCGCACGGCTCAAGGATGGCGACGAGCCGATCCGGATGGTGGCAGTGCGCGTGCTGGGCGAATTCGGCACACCGAGCGCCGTGGCCGCGATGGAACTGGCGCTCGCCGACCCGGATCGCGGTGTGCGACAGATGGCGCTGACGGCACTGGTCGATCGCGGCGGCTCCGGCGGGATGGTGGCCCAGTTGGAGCGCCTCCTGTTCACGGACACCGACATCGACTGGGAGCGAAGCGAACGGCGAGCGATGTACGAAGCGTACGGCCGCCTTGCGGGCGATGGGGCGATCACGCGGCTTCGCGGATTGCTTGAGCCGCGGGGCCTGCTGCGCCGCCGGGAGCCGGCCGAGATCCGTGCGTGCGCGTTGTTCGCATTGGGGAAGGTGCGGACGATCGACGCCCGCATGCTGGTTGACCGCTTCACGTCGGATCGCGACGCCGTGGTGCGCAGCGCCGCCAACGCCGTGCTCCGGGAATGGGTGCCGTGA
- the trpB gene encoding tryptophan synthase subunit beta: MPHALPPDTTVAGRFGPYGGRYVPETLIAALDDLTALYLDMRDDSAFWDEYAALLRDIVGRPSALTPAPRLSEAVGTTVWLKREDLNHTGAHKINNAIGQALLARRMGKRRIIAETGAGQHGVATATVCARFGLECVVYMGEEDVARQALNVYRMRLLGATVVPVSSGTRTLKDATNEALRDWVTNVPTTHYIIGSVVGPDPFPRLVRDFQSVIGREARAQLIERSGRLPDTVVACVGGGSNAIGMFSGFLDDSDVELIGVEAAGEGISTGRHSATLSAGAPGVLHGSLSYLLQDADGQVLPAHSISAGLDYPGVGPEHSWLRDQGRVAYHAINDQQALDAFQAIARLEGIIPALETAHAIAWILGSRGRWTADQQVLLCLSGRGDKDVAHVAATIGTPA; encoded by the coding sequence TTGCCGCACGCTCTGCCGCCTGACACCACGGTCGCCGGCCGGTTCGGCCCCTACGGTGGCCGCTACGTCCCAGAAACGCTGATTGCAGCGCTCGATGATCTCACAGCGCTTTATCTCGACATGCGCGATGACAGCGCGTTCTGGGACGAATATGCGGCGCTGCTGCGCGACATCGTCGGGCGGCCGTCGGCACTGACGCCCGCACCGCGGCTCAGCGAGGCCGTTGGCACGACCGTGTGGCTCAAGCGGGAGGATCTCAATCACACCGGTGCGCACAAGATCAACAATGCGATCGGGCAGGCACTGCTCGCACGCCGGATGGGAAAGCGACGGATCATCGCCGAAACCGGAGCGGGGCAGCACGGCGTCGCGACGGCAACGGTCTGCGCGCGATTCGGCCTCGAGTGCGTTGTCTACATGGGCGAGGAGGATGTCGCGCGGCAGGCGCTGAATGTCTACCGGATGCGGCTCCTCGGCGCGACGGTCGTACCGGTGTCGTCGGGGACGCGCACACTCAAGGACGCGACCAACGAAGCGCTCCGCGACTGGGTCACCAACGTTCCCACCACGCATTACATCATCGGCTCCGTGGTCGGGCCCGATCCATTTCCCCGGCTGGTCCGCGATTTCCAGTCGGTCATCGGGCGCGAGGCGCGGGCGCAGCTGATCGAGCGAAGCGGGCGGCTGCCGGACACCGTGGTGGCGTGCGTCGGCGGTGGATCGAACGCCATCGGGATGTTCAGCGGCTTTCTCGACGACAGCGACGTGGAACTGATCGGCGTCGAAGCCGCGGGGGAGGGAATTTCGACGGGGCGTCATAGTGCCACGCTCTCGGCCGGTGCACCGGGCGTGCTCCACGGTTCGCTGTCGTATCTGCTGCAGGACGCCGACGGACAGGTGCTCCCGGCGCACTCGATCTCCGCTGGTCTCGACTACCCGGGGGTCGGCCCCGAGCATTCATGGCTTCGCGATCAGGGCCGCGTCGCGTATCACGCGATCAATGACCAGCAGGCACTGGATGCGTTCCAGGCGATCGCGCGTCTCGAGGGAATCATCCCGGCGCTGGAGACCGCGCACGCCATCGCCTGGATTCTCGGGTCGCGGGGACGGTGGACGGCAGATCAGCAGGTGCTGCTCTGCCTGAGCGGGCGGGGTGACAAGGACGTGGCACACGTCGCCGCCACGATCGGCACTCCTGCGTGA
- a CDS encoding phosphoribosylanthranilate isomerase, with translation MLVSAKICGLTRPSDAALAAAHGAWRLGVVFAGGPRMVTVEQAAAVVAGAHGVPVLGVFGPRPRGTILDMMERAGLAGAQLHGDHSPETAADLRARGYEVWRVVPIDFGTDLAQELGEAALGVDAVAIEARVPGGAGGRGVGIPLELARCARAAVPRARFVLAGGLAADTVAAAIEVVRPDVVDVSSGIESSPGIKDPERLASFLENVLAARSAA, from the coding sequence GTGCTCGTTAGCGCCAAGATCTGCGGCCTGACCCGCCCGAGCGACGCGGCGCTCGCGGCGGCGCACGGCGCGTGGCGGCTAGGTGTCGTCTTTGCGGGGGGGCCGAGGATGGTGACCGTGGAACAGGCGGCCGCGGTTGTCGCGGGGGCGCACGGGGTCCCGGTGCTCGGGGTCTTTGGACCGAGGCCGCGCGGGACGATCCTCGATATGATGGAGCGGGCGGGGTTGGCCGGCGCGCAGCTGCACGGAGATCACTCACCGGAGACCGCCGCAGACCTTCGGGCCAGAGGCTACGAAGTGTGGCGGGTGGTTCCGATCGACTTCGGAACTGACCTTGCCCAGGAGCTTGGCGAGGCGGCGCTGGGCGTCGACGCGGTGGCGATCGAGGCGCGAGTCCCTGGCGGAGCCGGGGGGCGGGGTGTCGGTATTCCGCTCGAACTGGCGCGGTGCGCCCGAGCAGCGGTGCCGCGGGCGCGATTCGTCCTCGCCGGCGGGCTCGCAGCCGACACCGTCGCCGCCGCGATCGAGGTCGTCCGGCCCGACGTGGTCGATGTAAGTTCTGGGATTGAATCCTCACCTGGCATCAAGGATCCCGAGCGCCTGGCCAGCTTCCTGGAGAACGTTCTTGCCGCACGCTCTGCCGCCTGA
- the trpC gene encoding indole-3-glycerol phosphate synthase TrpC: protein MTTLDQILDQTRTLLPALRVRRKELERAADARPVTVDFRAAVRGPSVALIAEVKRQSPSAGAINLGLDPLSLASAYRAGGAAAISVLTDSRFFGGSLDDLEGVARGVPLPVLRKDFILDETQLLEARAAGAAAALLIVRALEHAALRRLVDFAVELGLTPLVEAHDRGELDRALDAGAMVVGVNARNLDDFSIDTAAAWELIATVPADRIAIAESGMATTDDVAAAAGAGADAVLIGSALARAADPARAARELSGVVRRAR from the coding sequence ATGACCACCCTTGACCAGATCCTCGACCAGACCCGCACGCTGCTGCCGGCGCTTCGTGTCCGCCGGAAGGAACTCGAGCGGGCAGCGGACGCCCGGCCGGTGACGGTCGATTTTCGCGCCGCGGTGCGTGGTCCGTCCGTGGCGCTGATCGCCGAAGTGAAGCGGCAGTCTCCATCGGCCGGTGCGATCAACCTGGGTCTCGATCCGTTGTCCCTGGCCTCGGCGTACCGCGCGGGGGGCGCGGCCGCGATATCGGTGCTGACCGACTCGCGCTTCTTTGGTGGTTCGCTCGACGATCTGGAGGGGGTGGCGCGGGGAGTTCCGCTGCCGGTCCTCCGCAAGGATTTCATTCTCGACGAGACGCAGCTCCTGGAGGCGCGTGCGGCGGGTGCCGCCGCGGCGCTGTTGATTGTCCGGGCACTGGAGCACGCGGCGCTCCGGCGGCTGGTCGACTTCGCCGTGGAGCTCGGACTTACGCCGCTGGTCGAGGCTCACGACCGGGGTGAGCTCGATCGTGCGCTCGACGCCGGGGCGATGGTCGTGGGGGTCAACGCGCGCAATCTTGACGACTTCAGCATCGATACGGCGGCGGCCTGGGAGTTGATCGCCACCGTTCCTGCCGACCGGATCGCGATCGCCGAATCGGGAATGGCGACGACCGACGACGTTGCGGCAGCGGCCGGCGCCGGAGCTGACGCTGTCCTCATCGGGTCGGCCCTCGCCCGGGCAGCAGACCCGGCCCGTGCTGCGCGCGAGCTGTCAGGTGTGGTGCGCCGTGCTCGTTAG
- the lexA gene encoding transcriptional repressor LexA, with product MTLTRKQHDILDYVSTSIAKNGFAPSFEEIAERFGYQSLATVHEHLSNLERKGYIRRGYNESRAIEVLPRRGTSGATEIPLLGAVAAGFPIESMMAGEVVPVPDLMLPRRGPNYALKVKGESMVDEQIRDGDLVVVNGRDSADNGEMVIALVNGTEATVKRFYREPGGWIRLQPANTTMRPMRFQERDVLIQGVVVGVIRKY from the coding sequence TTGACGCTCACGCGAAAGCAACACGACATCCTCGACTATGTCTCGACCTCCATCGCGAAGAACGGGTTTGCGCCGAGCTTCGAGGAAATCGCCGAACGGTTCGGTTACCAGTCACTCGCCACCGTCCATGAGCATCTCAGCAATCTGGAACGGAAAGGTTATATCCGCAGGGGATATAACGAGAGCCGCGCGATCGAAGTTCTCCCGCGCCGCGGTACCTCCGGTGCGACCGAGATCCCGCTCCTCGGCGCTGTCGCGGCGGGGTTTCCGATCGAATCGATGATGGCCGGCGAGGTCGTTCCGGTCCCCGATTTGATGCTCCCCCGCCGAGGCCCCAACTACGCCCTCAAGGTCAAGGGTGAGTCGATGGTCGATGAGCAGATCCGTGACGGCGATCTCGTCGTCGTCAACGGGCGCGATTCGGCAGACAACGGCGAAATGGTGATCGCGCTGGTCAATGGAACTGAAGCGACCGTCAAGCGCTTCTATCGTGAGCCCGGGGGCTGGATTCGACTCCAGCCGGCCAATACCACGATGCGCCCGATGCGATTCCAGGAGCGTGACGTTCTGATTCAGGGTGTAGTCGTGGGGGTGATCAGGAAGTACTAA